In the Methanothermobacter marburgensis str. Marburg genome, TCAAGTTCATCCCTGATCCTGTTGAGGCCGAGTATCTTCTCTGCATCCTCACCCCTGATACCCGCAGCCTCGAGTTCCTGGATTGAGGTGAAATCCGAGAGTTTCACATCCCTCTCAAGGGATTCAAGGGCCTCCAGTGTTTCCTCACCCAGATCAAGGAAGTCGCCCCGGAACATGGAGATGTTCCACCAGCCACCCCATCTTCCACTGAATTTATCGTCGTAATCAGGGGGGTCCACGTAGGCCAGGAAGTAGAGCATCCTCCTTACCTCGTACCTTTTGAGGAATGACCCGTCACCGCGGACTATGTAGGGGATCCCCTCCCTTCTGAGCTCCCTCAGTATCTTATCTGCATGGTAGCGCACGCTCCTGAATAGAAGTGCAACATATCCATAGTCGGGGATTTTGCCTGTGGATTTAAGTTTCTTTATCAGGGATACTATGTTCCGGGCCTCGGAGTTAACATCACGGCTCCTGAGTATCACCACGTCTGTTCCGCCGCCCCTCACAGGCTTTATGGTTTTCTGGTAGTGCCGCTCCCCCCTCATGAACCTGTCGGCTGTGAGCACTATCCCGGCCCTTGACCTGAAGTTGTCCTCAAGGAACACCACCTCTGCATCGTATTTGTCCCTGAACCTTATGAAGTTCTCGGGGGTGGCGCCCCTGAACCCGTAGATGCTCTGGTCCTCATCCCCAACGACGCATATGCTTGATTTGGGTTCTGCTATCCTCCTGAATATCCTCTCCTGGATGGGACTTGTGTCCTGGTACTCGTCGATCATTATGTACCTGTATTTATTTCTGACAGATTCAAGGACATCCTCGTTTGATTTAAGGAGGAGGCAAACCTCCTTTTCAAGTCCTGGGAAGTCTATCTTCTTCTCCTCCCTTAGTGCCTTCAGGTATTGGCTGTAGCAGGCTGCCATGCCATGGTATCTCTTCTTATCAGGGTAACGTTTTTTGAGGGCCTCCATGAGTTCGTCAGGGTCCACGCAGTTCTCGGTGCACCTGTTGAAGAATTCGATTGCCTCATGGACCTCACCCATCTTCATGAAGCTGTTCAGGCCGATCCTGTAGAAGACTGATCTAAGGAACATCAGCTGGGACTCCTCGTCCAGGATCTCAAATCCGGCTCCAAGGTCATGTTCCTCGGGGTGCTCCCTCAGTATGGTGCTGCAGAATGAGTGTATGGTTGATATCTGCATGAGTTCGGCGTCCAGTCCAACGCAGTTTATGAGCCTTGACTTCAACTCATCTGCGGCCTTCTCTGTGAAGGTTATAACAAGTATATTCTCCGGGCTAACCCCCTTTCTTTTAACAAGGTAAGCTGTCCTCTCAACAAGAACCCTTGTTTTCCCGGCACCAGGTCCTGCCACAATTACAAGTGGCCCGTCGGTCTTCTTAACGGCCCTCTTCTGGTTCTCTGTACACGCCTCCCCTTTCCTGCAGAGTGATCCTGTCATCGTGACTGTTTCATAGATTGGGTGGTGAATATATTAATGTTTTCCCCCAGTAACAGTGCAGCAATCCCGGTGGTGATATTATAGTCACCGATTTCTCAAGATGTGTTTTCCTGTGTAACTTTATTAGGTTACCACAGACATACAATCTACAATGAACCCTGCAGACCCCATCCTCAACGCATTCCTTGCAACTGTCTTCACCTGGCTCATGACACTTGCAGGGGCGGCCCTGGTCTTTCTGCCTGTAAGGGCTGAGAGAAAACTCCTTGACTCCTCACTTGGCTTTGCAGCGGGTATCATGATCGCTGCAAGTTTCTGGTCGCTCCTGGTCCCTGCAATTGAACTTTCAGCCCTCAACGGGTATGCCGAGTGGTTACCGCCGGCCCTTGGTTTCCTTGCAGGGGGACTCTTCCTTTCAGGTGTGGATAAGATCATACCCCACCTTCACCCTGGATGCGACCCTGAGGATGCAGAGGGGCTCCCCACCACCTGGAAGAGGAACAGGCTCCTTCTTCTTGCCGTTGCCATACACAACATCCCGGAGGGACTTGCGGTTGGCGTTGCCTTCGGGGCCGCTGCAGCCACAGGTGAACTTGCAGCCCCCATCATCCTGGCCCTGGGTATAGGTATACAGAACCTGCCTGAGGGGGCCGCGGTCTCCCTGCCACTGAGGGGTGAGGGTTTATCCGAATGGAGGAGTTTCACCTACGGCCAGGTATCGGGTCTAGTTGAGATCCTCGGGGGTCTTGCAGGCGCTATTCTGGTTTACTCATTCTCATGGGTCATGCCCTACGCCCTGGGCTTTGCTGCGGGTGCCATGATATTCGTTGTGATAGAGGACATCATCCCCGAGTGCCAGAGTGGTGGTAACACGGACCTTGCAACGGTATCAGCCCTTTTAGGCTTTGTTCTCATGATGATACTTGACCTGGCCCTTTCCTGAAATTTTTTCAGAAATTACCCTGGAAGGATATTCACTATCACATTTTATTAGGGATGTCCTACATAATATTCAGAGGTGATAGTATGGCCAGGGTTACCCGTGAAATGGTTGAAAATTCAGGTATAGATGTGGATGAACTCGTTGAACTCCTTGTGAAGAACGCCGCGGCGGAACTCACAACCTTCTACTACTACACGATACTCAGGGCCAACCTGATAGGCCTTGATGGTGAGGGAATAAAGGAGATAGCGGAATCTGCAAGGATAGAGGACCGTAACCACTTTGAGGCACTTGTCCCAAGGATATACGAACTTGGAGGTGAACTCCCACAGGATATGAAGGAATTCCATGATATCTCAGGCTGCCCCCCGGCATACCTCCCTGAGAAGACCACTGACACCATGAAGATACTTGAGGTCCTTGTTGCCGCAGAGAGGTGCGCTGTGAGGCAGTACACCCACATATGCAATATAACGGCCGGTAAGGACCACAGAACCTATGACCTGGCACTCTCCATACTCCACGAGGAGATACAGCATGAGTCATGGTTCTCAGAGTTCCTGGGTGAGGGCCCATCAGGGCACTTCATGAGGCGCGGTGAAACATCACCCTTTGTGAGGAAATTCCTTGAATAGTCTTTCCCATGGTGCTGGGATGGCTGAGTTAACAACGGAGTATCCTGAAGAAAATGGGGCCAGAAGTGAAGCGGCTGGGTGGTGGAATGAGGGAGTTCACCCCTGATGATCTCAGAAAATTTGATGGAATTTCAGGTCCCGCATACGTTGCATGTGACGGGATTGTCTATGATGTATCAGAGAGTTTCCTATGGAGGGATGGCCGTCACCAGGTCATCCACAGGGCAGGAGGGGATCTCACCCATGAGCTGGAGAAAGCCCCCCATGGCAGGGAACTCCTTGAAAGGTTCCCTGTGGTTGGTACCCTGAAGGTGAAATGAGGGCTTCAGATGGCAGACTTCAGGTGCACGGTATGCAATTACATCTTCCATGAGGAAAATGAGGGTGAATTCGACTCACTCCCGGTGGAATGGCGCTGCCCGGTATGCAACGCACCAAAGGACGCGTTTGTGAGGCTGGGTTCCAGATCCATGGGGACAGGGAGGACGGTCTCTGATGTTTTTATAGAACAGCTTGCAGCCTGGGGAGTCAGGTACGTCTTCGGGATCCCGGGTACATCAACACTGGGACTTG is a window encoding:
- a CDS encoding ATP-dependent DNA helicase, giving the protein MTGSLCRKGEACTENQKRAVKKTDGPLVIVAGPGAGKTRVLVERTAYLVKRKGVSPENILVITFTEKAADELKSRLINCVGLDAELMQISTIHSFCSTILREHPEEHDLGAGFEILDEESQLMFLRSVFYRIGLNSFMKMGEVHEAIEFFNRCTENCVDPDELMEALKKRYPDKKRYHGMAACYSQYLKALREEKKIDFPGLEKEVCLLLKSNEDVLESVRNKYRYIMIDEYQDTSPIQERIFRRIAEPKSSICVVGDEDQSIYGFRGATPENFIRFRDKYDAEVVFLEDNFRSRAGIVLTADRFMRGERHYQKTIKPVRGGGTDVVILRSRDVNSEARNIVSLIKKLKSTGKIPDYGYVALLFRSVRYHADKILRELRREGIPYIVRGDGSFLKRYEVRRMLYFLAYVDPPDYDDKFSGRWGGWWNISMFRGDFLDLGEETLEALESLERDVKLSDFTSIQELEAAGIRGEDAEKILGLNRIRDELEQGSLSVLQTFYRILEVTGYLRRLLLDGSDKSRARIFNLAKLSSLIDKYETIKPGARIQDILWYLYLLPQHLHHDEAVLEDPASVKVMTVHQAKGLEFPVVFICSVIKGRFPGIKRRRKELVPIPQELLLSSGEPEDEDRRLFYVAMTRAQDALIISTAPRINTRKVGISPYITELREKCGIYECECTSIEGCLEREWAEEPLRINFSALFTYEECPFRYMMIYHYGFVYPETFMQRYGIILHRCLEELHLAMKNSEDINGAFIRELVERCWIPMGRDDEVKKRRLERELLNYYHDSRDHIEEVVSVEEPFSIPDDDIIIEGRTDLIIRNSGGELELVDFKAREHGGIERMGLEYQLRTYEYALRDRYNFDRLSAYAIRDSMRMSFDSDPNFTVRERIEETVQKIRSECFEPRRNQFCSRCVFRNFCGV
- a CDS encoding ZIP family metal transporter; translated protein: MNPADPILNAFLATVFTWLMTLAGAALVFLPVRAERKLLDSSLGFAAGIMIAASFWSLLVPAIELSALNGYAEWLPPALGFLAGGLFLSGVDKIIPHLHPGCDPEDAEGLPTTWKRNRLLLLAVAIHNIPEGLAVGVAFGAAAATGELAAPIILALGIGIQNLPEGAAVSLPLRGEGLSEWRSFTYGQVSGLVEILGGLAGAILVYSFSWVMPYALGFAAGAMIFVVIEDIIPECQSGGNTDLATVSALLGFVLMMILDLALS
- the dps gene encoding DNA protection during starvation protein — its product is MARVTREMVENSGIDVDELVELLVKNAAAELTTFYYYTILRANLIGLDGEGIKEIAESARIEDRNHFEALVPRIYELGGELPQDMKEFHDISGCPPAYLPEKTTDTMKILEVLVAAERCAVRQYTHICNITAGKDHRTYDLALSILHEEIQHESWFSEFLGEGPSGHFMRRGETSPFVRKFLE
- a CDS encoding cytochrome b5 domain-containing protein; translated protein: MKRLGGGMREFTPDDLRKFDGISGPAYVACDGIVYDVSESFLWRDGRHQVIHRAGGDLTHELEKAPHGRELLERFPVVGTLKVK